One genomic window of Bacillus mycoides includes the following:
- a CDS encoding GNAT family N-acetyltransferase, protein MKLLKLTYEYREQIMEYRQAFLNSGEQPHGSSSLQNFASLDEWFEKVSIQEVGENLPSNRVPSSQFLSFEKGELIGFVNIRHRLNPELLLESGHIGYSVHPNKRRQGYATKQLQLSLAEAQKLGLKKVLITCDKSNIGSAKTIQKVGGVLENEVVSTHTGEIVQRYWVEI, encoded by the coding sequence ATGAAACTATTAAAACTGACATACGAATATCGCGAACAAATTATGGAGTATAGGCAGGCATTTTTAAATTCAGGAGAACAACCACACGGTAGTAGTTCTTTACAAAATTTTGCTTCTCTTGATGAATGGTTTGAAAAAGTGAGTATACAAGAAGTAGGAGAAAACTTACCATCTAATCGAGTACCATCTAGTCAATTTTTAAGTTTTGAAAAAGGAGAACTTATAGGTTTTGTGAATATTAGACATCGATTAAATCCAGAATTATTGCTGGAAAGCGGTCATATCGGTTATAGTGTGCATCCTAATAAACGTCGCCAAGGATATGCTACTAAACAACTTCAACTTTCATTGGCTGAAGCGCAAAAATTAGGATTGAAGAAAGTGTTAATAACTTGTGATAAATCTAATATTGGTTCTGCTAAAACGATTCAAAAGGTTGGCGGTGTGTTAGAAAATGAAGTAGTTTCTACTCATACTGGCGAAATTGTTCAGCGTTATTGGGTAGAAATATAA
- a CDS encoding DUF4037 domain-containing protein — MGLKEKAIKMSEIYRQNPKVEAIILAGSVARKLEDEHSDIELHILWSAPPEDEDRQGPINNIGGTILSYHPYEEEEWSETYLTKEGIKLEISNFLTVTVEKVISEVIEQHDINYEKQCIVSSVHDGVSLYGEVKVHALKDRVEAYPEELAKRMISENLWLSNRWHNREALLKRKDWLMLYDVICEVQRNIFGVLFGMNRMYVHHPAFKWMPDNVERMSIKPENLYERMANTLIGEPEYSVQELEVLIEEVLHLVEQYAPKLNIAEQQKHIQYAK, encoded by the coding sequence ATGGGATTAAAAGAGAAAGCGATAAAAATGTCGGAGATTTATAGGCAAAACCCGAAAGTCGAAGCTATTATTTTAGCAGGATCTGTAGCTAGAAAGTTAGAAGATGAACATTCAGATATTGAATTACATATTTTATGGTCAGCACCGCCAGAGGATGAGGATCGTCAAGGACCTATTAACAATATTGGTGGAACGATTTTGTCATATCATCCTTACGAGGAAGAAGAATGGTCGGAAACATATTTGACGAAAGAAGGAATTAAACTAGAGATTAGTAATTTTTTAACAGTGACAGTAGAAAAGGTTATTTCAGAAGTTATAGAGCAGCATGATATAAATTATGAGAAACAATGTATTGTATCATCGGTTCATGATGGTGTGAGTTTGTATGGAGAAGTGAAAGTACATGCTCTAAAAGATAGAGTTGAAGCATATCCAGAAGAACTGGCGAAAAGGATGATTTCAGAAAACCTTTGGTTAAGCAATCGTTGGCATAATCGAGAGGCTCTTTTGAAACGAAAAGATTGGCTTATGCTTTATGATGTTATTTGTGAAGTACAAAGAAATATATTTGGGGTCTTGTTTGGAATGAACCGAATGTACGTGCATCATCCTGCATTTAAATGGATGCCAGATAATGTGGAACGAATGAGTATTAAACCTGAAAATCTATATGAGCGTATGGCAAATACGCTGATAGGGGAACCGGAGTATAGTGTACAGGAGTTAGAAGTGTTAATCGAAGAGGTATTACATTTAGTAGAACAATATGCTCCAAAATTAAATATTGCTGAACAACAAAAGCATATTCAATATGCGAAGTAA
- a CDS encoding putative polysaccharide biosynthesis protein — protein MSTSKVLKGTALLSGATMISRILGFIYFFPFQLLVGTQGVALYGYAYSWYGILLSFSTAGIPIAVSKFVAKHNALGDYSTSKKLYNSSVKLMLFMGFLGFLTLFIGAPYISQFIIRSKTPDPQFIADVTLTMRALSFALIIVPAMSVTRGYFQGFQHMKPSAVSQVVEQIARVVFILVGSFIVSKILGGSVASSVAVATFGAVIGALASVSILMLYWKKYNGLKPPEGELKSRASDIPLKNIYMELLRYAIPIVFVGIAIPLYTLVDQYTVADVLRAMGEPLETANAVFAYITNYAQKLIMIPASLATGFSLTIIPAITKSYTSGKLDELQGQISKIFQVLLFFTIPAAFGLASIAYDAFRMVYVNPEIALGGSQYLISFAPSAILSAIFTVSAAILQGIDYQRKTMIAFSVGILVKIVLNTPLLHLFGGHGAVLGTILGYLVSNIIMLYCIVKFAKFKIGETAKTVFLITIYSAAMSAVVIALRAFIGWIIPGQSYIESLIIVFICASAGGLVYLLFVLTSGLASHILGDRIQRLPVLGKLVK, from the coding sequence TTGTCTACTTCAAAAGTTTTAAAGGGTACTGCTTTATTAAGCGGTGCAACAATGATTTCACGAATTTTAGGTTTTATATACTTTTTCCCCTTTCAATTATTAGTTGGAACGCAAGGGGTCGCTTTATACGGATATGCATACTCTTGGTACGGTATTTTATTAAGCTTTTCAACAGCTGGTATTCCAATTGCCGTCTCAAAATTTGTTGCAAAACATAATGCGCTTGGTGATTATAGTACAAGTAAAAAATTGTATAACTCGAGCGTAAAATTGATGTTGTTTATGGGCTTTTTAGGATTTTTAACTTTATTTATTGGAGCACCGTACATATCACAATTTATTATTCGCTCGAAAACACCAGATCCACAATTTATCGCCGACGTAACACTTACAATGCGAGCATTAAGTTTCGCGCTTATTATCGTACCAGCTATGAGTGTTACACGTGGTTATTTCCAAGGCTTTCAACATATGAAACCAAGTGCTGTTTCTCAAGTTGTGGAACAAATTGCGCGCGTTGTTTTCATTTTAGTTGGTAGCTTCATCGTCTCCAAAATATTAGGAGGTTCAGTAGCTTCTTCTGTTGCAGTTGCTACGTTTGGCGCTGTTATCGGGGCACTTGCCAGCGTCTCTATTTTAATGCTGTACTGGAAAAAGTATAACGGATTAAAGCCTCCTGAAGGTGAATTGAAGTCAAGGGCATCCGATATTCCATTAAAAAATATTTATATGGAATTACTTCGATATGCAATCCCAATTGTATTTGTTGGTATTGCAATTCCACTCTATACGTTAGTAGATCAATATACCGTTGCTGATGTCCTTAGAGCGATGGGAGAGCCTTTAGAAACCGCGAATGCCGTTTTCGCTTATATAACGAACTATGCACAAAAGTTAATTATGATTCCGGCTTCACTTGCAACTGGATTCTCATTAACGATAATTCCAGCTATTACGAAATCTTATACAAGCGGGAAGCTAGATGAATTACAAGGACAAATTTCAAAGATATTTCAAGTATTGCTATTCTTCACTATCCCAGCAGCATTCGGTTTAGCTAGTATCGCTTACGATGCATTCCGCATGGTTTATGTAAATCCTGAAATTGCACTTGGTGGATCACAATATTTAATTTCATTTGCACCGTCTGCTATATTAAGTGCGATTTTCACAGTTTCAGCAGCCATATTACAAGGAATTGATTATCAAAGAAAAACAATGATTGCATTTTCAGTCGGTATTCTCGTTAAAATTGTGCTGAACACACCACTTTTACACTTATTCGGTGGACATGGTGCTGTACTTGGAACAATTCTTGGATATCTCGTTTCAAATATTATTATGTTGTACTGCATCGTTAAGTTTGCGAAATTTAAAATTGGCGAAACAGCAAAAACAGTATTTCTTATTACGATTTACTCCGCGGCAATGTCTGCTGTTGTAATCGCATTAAGAGCATTTATAGGCTGGATTATTCCTGGCCAATCTTATATAGAATCACTGATTATTGTGTTTATATGCGCATCAGCAGGAGGACTTGTTTATCTTTTATTCGTATTAACAAGTGGACTTGCTTCGCATATTCTCGGTGATCGTATTCAACGTTTACCTGTACTAGGGAAATTAGTTAAATAA